The following proteins come from a genomic window of Sesamum indicum cultivar Zhongzhi No. 13 linkage group LG10, S_indicum_v1.0, whole genome shotgun sequence:
- the LOC105171498 gene encoding protein SRG1 translates to MAPAAISDIKVGHIDDVQELRKSKTSQIPERFIRDRTERPTLDYSCTNIPVVDLSKLFQGSKDEFCNEILNLMTSCKEWGFFQVINHGIDLELLERIEKVAMEFFMMPLEEKQKYPMIPGTVQGYGQAFVFSEDQKLDWCNMFALGLEPHCVRNPKLWPTKPSDFCETVEIYSREIRKLCKNLLKYIAITLNLNEDIFEEMFGVAVQAVRMNYYPACPRPDLVLGLSPHSDGSALTVLQQGKGSSIGLQILKDGKWIPVQPVPNALVINIGDTIEVLTNGRYKSVEHRAVTHKEKDRLSIVTFYAPSYEIELGPISELVDDKNPCKYRRYNHGEYSKHYVTNKLQGKKTLEFAKIKN, encoded by the exons ATGGCTCCAGCTGCAATTTCTGATATCAAAGTTGGCCACATTGATGATGTACAAGAACTGAGGAAGAGCAAAACATCACAAATCCCTGAAAGATTTATCCGGGACAGGACAGAAAGGCCAACTCTTGACTATTCTTGCACAAACATTCCTGTTGTTGATTTGTCAAAACTTTTTCAAGGAAGCAAAGATGAATTCTGCAATGAAATACTGAACCTGATGACTTCTTGCAAAGAGTGGGGATTTTTCCAG GTGATAAACCATGGGATTGATTTGGAGTTGCTGGAAAGAATAGAAAAGGTGGCCATGGAGTTCTTCATGATGCCTTTGGAGGAGAAACAGAAGTATCCCATGATTCCAGGGACTGTACAAGGATATGGTCAGGCTTTTGTCTTCTCAGAAGACCAGAAGTTGGATTGGTGCAACATGTTTGCACTTGGATTGGAACCCCACTGCGTGAGGAACCCAAAACTCTGGCCAACTAAACCATCTGATTTCtg TGAAACTGTGGAGATATACTCAAGAGAAATAAGGAAACTGTGCAAGAATTTGCTCAAGTACATAGCCATAACCCTCAATTTAAATGAGGACATTTTTGAGGAGATGTTTGGTGTGGCTGTACAAGCAGTAAGGATGAACTATTATCCAGCATGCCCAAGACCGGACCTCGTTTTAGGCTTAAGCCCACATTCTGATGGGAGTGCCCTTACAGTTTTACAGCAGGGAAAGGGCAGTTCAATTGGACTTCAAATACTAAAAGACGGTAAATGGATACCGGTGCAGCCCGTTCCCAATGCTCTAGTTATCAATATTGGTGATACCATAGAG GTTCTAACAAATGGGAGATACAAGAGTGTGGAGCATAGAGCAGTGACTCACAAGGAAAAAGACAGACTGTCAATTGTTACTTTCTATGCTCCAAGTTATGAAATAGAACTTGGGCCAATATCAGAACTGGTGGATGACAAGAATCCCTGCAAGTATAGAAGGTACAATCATGGAGAGTACAGCAAACACTATGTGACAAACAAGCTTCAGGGCAAGAAAACACTGGAATTTGCAAAAATCAAGAACTGA
- the LOC105171596 gene encoding nuclear transcription factor Y subunit B-5-like: MVDNSEAGPSNEQDRLLPIANVGRIMKQILPPNAKISKEAKETMQECVSEFIGFVTSEASEKCRKERRKTVNGDDICWAMGTLGFDDYAAPLMRYLNRYREVEGDKVNQNRASNSEEMEEINCFSYTSNKPQKESG, from the coding sequence ATGGTTGATAACTCAGAAGCCGGCCCTTCAAATGAGCAAGACAGATTGCTGCCAATAGCCAACGTTGGGAGGATCATGAAGCAGATTCTGCCTCCCAATGCAAAGATCTCCAAAGAAGCCAAAGAAACTATGCAAGAATGTGTGTCTGAATTCATAGGCTTCGTCACAAGCGAAGCATCGGAGAAGTGTCGAAAGGAGAGGCGGAAAACGGTGAACGGCGACGATATTTGCTGGGCGATGGGGACTCTAGGATTCGATGACTATGCTGCTCCCTTGATGAGGTACTTGAATAGGTATAGAGAGGTTGAAGGGGACAAAGTCAATCAAAATAGGGCTAGTAATAGTGAAGAGATGGAGGAGATCAACTGCTTCTCGTATACAAGTAATAAACCACAAAAGGAATCAGGCTGA
- the LOC105171500 gene encoding F-box/kelch-repeat protein At3g06240-like, with protein MEAGDLPQEILIDIFSRLPPKSVGKCRCLAKLWRKLLSTPQFIKSHLTRKTHQEDLILITPSHSVHSISTIKDDAISRKLELPGDWTEVVGSCDGLVLLVNEDYEKFLVNPITLQQIKVPNSPLALNRRESFSMHGFGYDISSDDYKLVTLSYYNTDNEYEPDCVDTFVDVYSVKMGVWKRVDSSPYDHAVPELSPGAFVNGAIHWLASSREPGYPSVVAAFNLADEVFVEIPAPSGVDVQNFVFNKLVVLGGCLCMIDTRGNGPTDIWIMKEYGLVDSWTKFSIQGDYGWDIVKPICLIGDEEVVLVTEGETLVVYNRREGTLRDMVVDGAPAVAIDGGTFVESLVSPAFIGA; from the coding sequence ATGGAGGCCGGCGACCTCCCCCAAGAAATCTTGATCGACATTTTCTCACGCCTCCCACCAAAATCCGTAGGCAAGTGCAGGTGCTTAGCAAAATTATGGCGCAAGCTACTTTCCACCCCTCAGTTCATCAAATCCCACCTCACTCGCAAAACCCACCAAGAAGATCTCATTCTCATCACCCCATCTCACTCCGTCCACTCAATCTCCACCATCAAAGACGACGCCATTTCGAGGAAGCTCGAATTGCCTGGGGATTGGACTGAGGTCGTGGGCTCATGTGATGGCTTGGTTTTGTTGGTAAATGAGGATTACGAGAAGTTTTTGGTGAATCCCATTACTCTGCAGCAGATCAAAGTACCAAATTCGCCTCTGGCTTTGAATAGGAGGGAGAGTTTCAGCATGCATGGATTTGGATACGATATTTCCAGCGATGATTATAAGCTTGTCACGCTGTCTTACTATAACACTGACAATGAATACGAGCCAGACTGTGTTGATACATTTGTGGATGTGTATTCTGTGAAAATGGGTGTTTGGAAACGGGTCGACAGTTCTCCCTATGATCATGCTGTTCCTGAACTTTCTCCGGGTGCTTTTGTGAATGGGGCTATCCATTGGCTGGCTAGTAGTAGAGAACCAGGCTATCCGTCTGTTGTTGCTGCTTTCAATTTGGCTGACGAAGTGTTTGTTGAAATTCCTGCTCCAAGTGGTGTTGATGTGCAGAACTTTGTTTTCAACAAGCTTGTGGTTCTTGGGGGGTGTCTTTGCATGATAGATACTCGAGGAAATGGCCCAACGGATATTTGGATTATGAAAGAGTATGGTTTGGTAGATTCTTGGACAAAATTCAGCATTCAAGGTGATTACGGGTGGGATATAGTTAAACCTATATGTTTAATTGGGGACGAGGAAGTCGTGTTGGTAACTGAAGGGGAGACATTGGTTGTGTATAATCGGAGAGAGGGAACGTTGAGGGACATGGTTGTCGATGGAGCACCGGCTGTGGCTATAGACGGAGGCACCTTCGTGGAGAGCCTCGTCTCCCCTGCTTTCATCGGTGCCTAA
- the LOC110012692 gene encoding F-box/kelch-repeat protein At3g06240-like yields MYKKTLSPGVFVDGAIHWLARSRKPGSPSVIAAFSLAHEVFVEIPAPRGVDVHMFVFKKLLVLGGCLCLINARENDPMDVWTMKEYGLGESWTKFSIDYEWDLVKPLCLMGDEEVVLVTHFRKLFVYNRREGTFRDMVATLRLLHLHGDPCLPCSHGPKSG; encoded by the coding sequence ATGTACAAAAAAACATTGTCTCCAGGGGTTTTTGTGGATGGGGCTATCCATTGGCTGGCTCGTAGCAGAAAACCGGGTTCTCCGTCTGTTATTGCTGCTTTCAGTTTAGCCCACGAAGTGTTTGTTGAAATTCCTGCCCCTCGTGGTGTTGATGTGCATATGTTTGTCTTTAAGAAGCTTCTGGTTCTTGGTGGGTGTCTTTGCTTGATAAATGCTCGAGAAAATGACCCAATGGATGTTTGGACTATGAAAGAGTATGGTTTGGGAGAGTCTTGGACAAAATTCAGTATTGATTATGAGTGGGATTTAGTTAAGCCTTTATGTTTGATGGGGGACGAAGAAGTTGTGCTGGTAACTCATTTTCGTAAATTGTTTGTGTACAATCGGAGGGAGGGAACTTTCAGGGACATGGTTGCGACACTCCGGCTGCTGCACCTTCATGGGGACCCTTGTCTCCCCTGCTCTCACGGCCCTAAAAGTGGTTAA
- the LOC105171499 gene encoding cullin-1, translating to MTMNQRNTIDLDQGWDFMQKGITKLKNILEGLPEPQFSSEDYMMLYTTIYNMCTQKPPHDYSQQLYDKYRESFEEYIQSTVLPALREKHDEFMLRELVKRWLNHKIMVRWLSRFFHYLDRYFIARRSLPALKEVGLTCFRDLVYQELNGKVRDAVISLIDQEREGEQIDRALLKNVLDIFVEIGMGQMDYYENDFEAAMLKDTAAYYSRKASNWILDDSCPDYMMKAEECLKREKDRVAHYLHSSSETKLLEKVQHELLSVYATQLLEKEHSGCHALLRDDKVEDLSRMYRLFSKIPRGLEPVANIFKQHVTAEGTALVKQAEDAASNKKAEKKDIVGLQEQVFVRKVIELHDKFMAYVNDCFVNHTLFHKALKEAFEVFCNKGVAGSSSAELLATFCDNILKKGGSEKLSDEAIEETLEKVVKLLAYISDKDLFAEFYRKKLARRLLFDKSANDEHERSILTKLKQQCGGQFTSKMEGMVTDLTLARENQTSFEEYLSNNANANPGIDLTVTVLTTGFWPSYKSFDLNLPAEMVKCVEVFREFYQTKTKHRKLTWIYSLGTCNINGKFEPKTIELIVTTYQAAALLLFNASDRLSYQEIMAQLNLSDDDVVRLLHSLSCAKYKILNKEPSTKTISSTDVFEFNSKFTDKMRRIKIPLPPVDEKKKVIEDVDKDRRYAIDASIVRIMKSRKVLGYQQLVMECVEQLGRMFKPDVKAIKKRIEDLITRDYLERDKDNPNLFKYLA from the exons ATGACTATGAACCAGCGGAATACAATTGATTTAGATCAAGGATGGGACTTCATGCAAAAAGGGATtacaaaactgaaaaatattcTAGAAGGACTGCCAGAGCCTCAGTTCAGCTCGGAGGACTACATGATGCTCTACac GACAATATACAACATGTGTACTCAAAAGCCCCCACATGATTATTCTCAGCAATTGTATGACAAGTATCGGGAGTCTTTTGAAGAGTACATCCAATCAACG GTATTGCCTGCTTTAAGAGAGAAGCATGATGAGTTCATGCTCAGGGAGCTCGTGAAAAGGTGgttaaatcataaaatcatGGTGCGGTGGCTTTCAAGATTCTTTCATTATCTTGATCGGTACTTCATAGCTAGAAGATCACTGCCAGCACTCAAAGAAGTTGGTCTCACGTGCTTCCGGGACCTG GTATATCAGGAGTTAAATGGGAAAGTGAGGGATGCTGTTATATCACTG ATTGATCAAGAGCGGGAAGGAGAGCAAATAGATCGTGCCCTATTGAAGAATGTGCTAGATATTTTTGTTGAGATTGGAATGGGGCAGATGGATTATTATGAGAATGACTTTGAAGCGGCAATGCTCAAGGACACAGCAGCTTACTACTCTCGGAAGGCTTCTAACTGGATCTTGGATGATTCATGCCCTGACTATATGATGAag GCTGAGGAGTGTTTGAAACGAGAAAAGGACAGGGTTGCACATTATCTTCATTCAAGTAGTGAGACAAAGTTGCTGGAG AAAGTACAACATGAGCTGTTGTCTGTGTATGCCACCCAATTGCTAGAGAAAGAGCACTCAGGTTGTCATGCATTACTTCGGGATGACAAG GTAGAGGATTTGTCAAGGATGTATAGGCTCTTTTCCAAAATACCTCGAGGCTTAGAGCCTGTcgctaatatttttaagcag CATGTTACTGCTGAAGGTACAGCTTTGGTTAAACAAGCAGAAGATGCTGCAAGCAACAAGAAG GcagaaaagaaagatattGTTGGATTACAGGAACAG GTATTTGTGAGGAAAGTAATTGAGCTCCATGACAAATTCATGGCATACGTGAATGACTGTTTTGTAAATCACACTCTTTTTCACAAG GCTCTCAAAGAGGCCTTTGAAGTGTTCTGCAACAAGGGTGTTGCTGGAAGTTCTAGTGCTGAGCTTCTTGCCACATTTTGTGATAACATTCTCAAGAAGGGTGGGAGTGAAAAATTGAGTGATGAAGCTATTGAAGAAACTCTAGAGAAG GTGGTAAAACTGCTTGCTTATATCAGCGACAAGGATTTATTTGCTGAATTCTATCG GAAAAAGCTTGCACGGCGcctattatttgataaaagtGCTAATGATGAGCATGAGAGAAGTATTTTGACAAAGTTGAAGCAGCAGTGCGGTGGCCAGTTTACCTCAAAAATGGAGGGAATG GTCACAGATCTGACGCTAGCTAGGGAAAACCAAACCAGCTTTGAGGAATATCTCAGCAATAATGCAAATGCAAATCCAGGGATCGACTTGACAGTGACTGTCCTCACAACGGGTTTCTGGCCAAGCTACAAGTCCTTTGATCTTAACCTTCCAGCTGAGATG GTCAAGTGCGTTGAAGTATTTAGAGAATTCTACCAGACAAAAACAAAGCACAGAAAACTTACATGGATATATTCTTTGGGGACTTGTAACATCAATGGGAAGTTTGAACCAAAAACAATAGAACTTATTGTGACCACATATCAG GCTGCTGCCCTACTCCTTTTCAACGCCTCAGATAGATTGAGTTATCAGGAAATAATGGCTCAGTTGAACCTATCAGATGATGATGTTGTTAGGCTGCTTCACTCACTTTCATGTGCCAAGTATAAGATTTTGAACAAGGAGCCGAGCACCAAAACAATTTCTTCAACTgatgtttttgaatttaattcaaagTTCACTGACAAAATGAGAAGGATCAAG ATCCCTCTTCCCCCCGTTGATGAGAAAAAGAAGGTCATTGAGGATGTTGATAAGGACAGACGGTACGCCATTGATGCTTCAATTGTGCGTATCATGAAGAGCAGGAAAGTGTTGGGCTACCAGCAGTTGGTTATGGAGTGCGTTGAGCAATTGGGCCGCATGTTCAAG CCGGATGTAAAAGCAATCAAAAAGCGGATTGAAGATTTGATCACTCGCGACTATCTGGAAAGAGACAAGGATAACCCCAACTTGTTCAAATACTTGGCATGA